In the genome of Xanthocytophaga agilis, one region contains:
- the kdpB gene encoding potassium-transporting ATPase subunit KdpB, protein MATKNKSGLFRKEFMADALKESFVKLNPVTMIKNPVMFTVEIGTVIMLAVCLNILLTGDASQGSIGYNLGIFIILLLTLLFANFAEALAEARGKAQAESLRKTRSETPAKRVLLVGDIKLNEIQVVSSSQLKKGDIFVCDAGDVIPADGEIIEGLATIDESAITGESAPVIREAGGDRSSVTGGTLVLSDHIKVKVTTQPGESFLDKMIALVEGASRQKTPNEIALTILLVGFTLTFLLVTVTLKPFADYAQTPITIAALVSLFVCLIPTTIGGLLSAIGIAGMDRALQANVITKSGRAVETAGDIDTLLLDKTGTITIGNRKATNFYPATGIDKRLFIEHCMLSSLADETPEGKSIVDLAGTSLNGSASSKKELPQGSLLIKFTAETRSSGVDLPDGRKIRKGAFDAIKRMALQSGNTFPVETENTVREIAANGGTPLVVSENSQVMGVIELQDIIKPGIQERFQRLRKMGLKTVMVTGDNPLTAKYIAEKAGVDDFIAEATPEQKLSYIRKEQTGGKLVAMMGDGTNDAPALAQADVGVAMNSGTQAAKEAGNMVDLDNDPTKLIEIVEIGKQLLITRGTLTTFSIANDVAKYFAIVPALFMGSIPALQALNIMHLTSPQSAILAAVIFNAIIIPFLIPLALQGVEYKPIGASALLRRNLLIYGLGGVIVPFIGIKVIDVVITLLGMA, encoded by the coding sequence ATGGCAACTAAAAATAAATCCGGATTATTCCGGAAAGAATTTATGGCAGATGCATTGAAAGAATCATTTGTCAAACTCAATCCTGTTACAATGATTAAAAATCCAGTTATGTTTACTGTAGAAATTGGAACAGTAATTATGCTGGCAGTATGTCTCAATATTCTTTTGACAGGAGATGCAAGTCAGGGATCAATTGGATATAACCTGGGTATCTTTATCATTCTTTTGCTTACACTTTTGTTTGCCAACTTTGCAGAGGCATTAGCGGAAGCAAGAGGAAAGGCTCAGGCAGAATCCTTACGAAAAACCCGTTCAGAGACCCCGGCTAAGCGTGTACTTTTGGTTGGAGATATTAAACTGAATGAAATTCAGGTAGTGAGTTCTTCTCAGCTTAAGAAAGGAGATATATTTGTATGTGATGCTGGAGATGTAATTCCTGCTGATGGTGAAATCATAGAAGGATTAGCTACGATTGACGAATCAGCTATTACAGGTGAATCCGCACCCGTAATTCGGGAAGCAGGTGGAGACCGTTCAAGTGTAACAGGCGGTACACTGGTGTTATCTGATCATATCAAGGTGAAGGTAACAACTCAACCCGGTGAAAGCTTTCTGGATAAAATGATTGCGTTAGTAGAAGGTGCAAGCCGCCAGAAAACTCCTAATGAGATTGCACTTACTATTCTGCTGGTTGGTTTTACACTTACCTTTTTACTGGTAACAGTTACACTCAAACCGTTTGCTGATTATGCACAGACTCCTATAACCATTGCTGCATTGGTATCTTTGTTTGTATGTCTGATTCCAACTACCATTGGGGGGCTCTTATCTGCCATTGGGATTGCAGGTATGGACCGAGCCTTACAGGCCAATGTAATTACCAAGTCAGGGCGGGCTGTAGAAACAGCTGGAGATATTGACACATTGCTTTTGGATAAAACGGGTACAATCACCATTGGTAATCGAAAAGCAACAAATTTTTATCCCGCAACAGGAATTGACAAGAGATTATTCATTGAACATTGCATGCTGAGTTCACTGGCTGATGAAACACCAGAAGGAAAATCAATTGTTGACTTGGCTGGTACTAGTTTAAATGGATCTGCATCAAGTAAAAAAGAACTACCGCAGGGTAGTCTATTGATTAAATTTACCGCAGAAACTCGTTCCAGTGGTGTAGATCTGCCTGATGGACGCAAAATTAGAAAAGGTGCTTTTGATGCCATTAAACGAATGGCATTACAGAGTGGAAATACTTTTCCAGTAGAAACTGAAAACACAGTAAGGGAAATAGCAGCTAATGGTGGTACTCCTTTGGTTGTTTCCGAAAATAGTCAGGTAATGGGGGTAATTGAATTGCAGGATATCATCAAACCAGGGATCCAAGAAAGATTTCAGCGTTTGCGCAAAATGGGATTGAAGACTGTGATGGTAACAGGTGACAACCCTTTAACAGCCAAATATATTGCAGAGAAGGCTGGGGTAGATGATTTTATTGCCGAAGCTACTCCAGAGCAAAAGTTAAGTTATATCCGTAAAGAACAAACTGGTGGTAAGCTTGTCGCTATGATGGGCGACGGTACCAATGATGCACCTGCTTTGGCTCAGGCAGATGTCGGGGTTGCTATGAACTCAGGTACACAGGCTGCAAAAGAAGCTGGTAACATGGTTGATCTGGACAATGATCCTACTAAACTTATTGAGATTGTTGAGATTGGTAAGCAACTACTCATTACTCGTGGTACACTCACTACCTTTTCTATTGCCAACGATGTGGCTAAATACTTTGCCATCGTACCCGCTTTGTTTATGGGATCGATCCCTGCTTTACAGGCTTTGAATATCATGCATTTGACAAGTCCTCAATCGGCTATTCTGGCAGCTGTGATCTTTAATGCTATCATTATCCCTTTTCTGATTCCTTTGGCATTACAAGGTGTGGAATATAAACCAATCGGAGCCAGTGCCTTGTTGCGCAGAAACTTGCTGATTTATGGGCTAGGAGGTGTTATTGTCCCTTTTATTGGAATTAAAGTCATCGATGTAGTGATTACACTGTTGGGAATGGCTTAA
- the kdpC gene encoding potassium-transporting ATPase subunit KdpC, producing MLSYLKQSIVITFVLFVFLGGIYPLFVVGIARVLGPNGGKGEIIKRGEKIVGFANVAQPFTSDKYFNSRPSAFNFDATNGSYGSNAGPSNPDYLATVQSRIHTFLVHNHGVKKSDIPSELVTASGSGLDPHLSPEAAYVQIARIAQVRKLSQDKVKALVDEQMEDRFLGIFGPRQVNVLKLNLALDNLK from the coding sequence ATGTTATCGTACTTAAAACAATCTATCGTAATTACTTTCGTATTGTTTGTGTTTTTGGGTGGTATATATCCTTTATTTGTTGTAGGAATTGCCAGAGTCCTTGGCCCAAATGGGGGTAAAGGAGAAATCATCAAACGAGGAGAGAAAATTGTAGGGTTTGCTAATGTAGCGCAGCCCTTTACCTCTGACAAATATTTCAATTCGCGTCCTTCTGCTTTCAACTTTGATGCAACAAATGGCTCTTATGGCTCCAATGCTGGTCCATCTAATCCGGATTACCTGGCAACTGTTCAATCGAGAATACATACTTTTCTGGTACATAATCATGGAGTTAAAAAATCTGATATTCCATCTGAATTAGTTACAGCTTCAGGTAGTGGACTTGATCCTCATCTCTCTCCTGAAGCCGCTTATGTTCAGATTGCACGTATAGCTCAGGTCCGTAAGCTTTCACAAGACAAAGTCAAAGCATTGGTTGACGAACAAATGGAAGACCGTTTTTTAGGTATCTTTGGTCCTCGTCAGGTAAATGTCCTGAAGCTGAATCTCGCTTTGGATAACCTTAAATAA
- a CDS encoding porin, translating into MKKWIVAACLTASVALAQGQTVLTTDSIEIAKPKLTFSAFADIYYLYDFNQPENHERPGFVYAHSRHNEFSLNNAVIGAAYTSDVVRGNIGLHTGTYVQRNYAAETINGSEVLKYIYQANVGVRLAKGLWLDAGILPSHIGYESALSIDNPTLTRSLMADNTPYYETGAKLTWDISDKLTISGLVLNGWQRIVETDQNKALGTQIQYKPTKGVLLNSSTFFGKEGTYRYYHNFYTVLDLIEKVTIIAAFDIGWQQQLDITGKKDGTKTWWNPNLMVRYKPTDKVAIGGRVEYYNDPNNIIIAPTSLNEETVVTGFKTFSPSLNLDYFPIENVALRIEGRLYSASNSVFVKDNQTKKTDGIVTTSMAFKF; encoded by the coding sequence ATGAAAAAATGGATTGTGGCAGCTTGTTTGACTGCTTCAGTAGCTCTTGCTCAGGGACAGACTGTATTGACTACAGATAGTATTGAAATTGCTAAACCTAAGTTGACATTTAGTGCTTTTGCAGACATTTATTATCTCTATGATTTTAACCAACCTGAAAACCATGAACGTCCAGGTTTTGTATACGCACACAGCCGGCATAATGAGTTTTCTCTCAATAATGCAGTTATAGGGGCTGCCTATACTTCTGACGTCGTGAGGGGAAATATCGGATTGCACACTGGGACCTATGTACAGCGAAATTATGCTGCTGAAACAATAAATGGTTCGGAAGTACTTAAGTATATTTACCAGGCTAATGTTGGTGTTCGTTTAGCCAAAGGGCTGTGGCTGGATGCAGGGATCTTACCTTCACACATTGGATATGAGTCGGCATTATCTATTGATAATCCAACACTCACACGATCACTAATGGCTGATAATACACCTTATTACGAAACAGGAGCAAAGTTAACTTGGGATATCAGTGATAAACTGACCATTTCCGGACTGGTTCTGAATGGATGGCAGCGAATTGTTGAAACAGATCAGAATAAAGCCTTAGGTACACAAATTCAGTATAAACCTACTAAAGGTGTCTTATTGAATTCCAGTACGTTCTTTGGAAAAGAAGGGACCTATCGTTATTATCATAACTTCTATACCGTTCTTGATTTGATTGAAAAGGTTACCATTATTGCTGCTTTTGACATTGGCTGGCAGCAGCAACTAGATATAACTGGTAAAAAAGATGGCACCAAAACATGGTGGAATCCCAATCTGATGGTCAGATATAAGCCAACAGATAAAGTAGCCATCGGAGGCAGAGTGGAATATTATAATGATCCTAATAATATTATAATTGCACCTACTTCTTTGAATGAAGAAACGGTAGTGACGGGATTTAAGACATTTAGTCCCTCATTGAATCTGGATTATTTTCCGATAGAAAATGTAGCCTTACGAATTGAAGGACGATTGTATTCTGCCTCAAATTCTGTATTTGTAAAAGATAATCAGACTAAAAAGACAGATGGTATAGTTACAACCTCCATGGCATTTAAGTTTTAA
- a CDS encoding sensor protein KdpD, which translates to MPELSQNESADHFLQLIQKSRKGKFKLYIGMSAGVGKTYRMLQEAHQLIRSGINLKIGFVETHNRAETAALVGDLPTIPRKKVFYKSKELEEMDLQSILNQHPEVVIVDELAHTNIPGSKNEKRWQDVVDLLQAGISVISAVNIQHLESLNNQVYHITSIEVSERVPDHVLRMADEIVNIDLPADELIQRLKDGKIYHGAKIAAALSNFFRSEQILQLRELALKEVAYQVEKKIETEVLGPNRLRPEKLLACISSNNEGAQKIIRQTARLASYYDASWYVVYVQTPREDPDKIKLASQRHLINNFKMATEMGAEVMRVKNKSVSDAVLNIALEKQISFIILGKPHFNHWNFVLKSTLLRNMLLKTESTPIDLIIVS; encoded by the coding sequence ATGCCTGAGCTAAGTCAGAATGAGTCTGCTGACCATTTTTTACAACTCATTCAGAAATCACGGAAAGGAAAATTTAAGCTCTACATAGGAATGAGTGCTGGTGTCGGAAAGACATACAGAATGCTTCAGGAAGCCCACCAGTTGATTCGTAGTGGTATTAATTTGAAAATCGGATTTGTAGAAACACACAACAGAGCAGAAACTGCTGCATTAGTTGGAGATCTGCCAACTATTCCCAGAAAAAAAGTATTTTATAAAAGTAAGGAACTGGAAGAAATGGACCTGCAGTCTATTCTAAATCAGCATCCGGAAGTGGTAATAGTAGATGAGCTGGCACATACCAATATTCCTGGTAGCAAAAATGAGAAAAGATGGCAGGATGTGGTTGATCTGCTTCAGGCTGGTATAAGTGTGATAAGTGCTGTAAACATCCAGCATCTTGAAAGCCTGAATAACCAGGTATATCATATTACCTCAATTGAAGTATCTGAAAGAGTGCCTGATCATGTACTGCGTATGGCGGACGAGATAGTGAACATTGATTTGCCTGCAGATGAACTTATTCAACGACTCAAGGATGGAAAAATATACCATGGTGCAAAAATAGCAGCTGCGTTATCCAATTTTTTTCGGTCTGAACAGATTTTACAACTTCGCGAACTGGCCTTAAAAGAGGTTGCCTATCAGGTAGAGAAGAAAATTGAAACAGAAGTACTAGGTCCCAATCGGCTGCGTCCAGAGAAGCTACTGGCGTGTATTAGTTCAAATAACGAAGGAGCACAGAAAATAATCCGTCAGACTGCCAGACTTGCCAGCTACTATGATGCCAGTTGGTATGTGGTGTATGTTCAGACTCCACGAGAAGATCCGGATAAAATTAAACTAGCATCCCAGCGTCATCTTATCAATAACTTTAAGATGGCAACAGAGATGGGAGCAGAGGTAATGCGGGTAAAAAATAAGAGTGTATCAGATGCTGTTTTAAACATTGCTTTGGAGAAACAAATTAGTTTTATCATTTTAGGTAAGCCTCATTTTAACCATTGGAATTTTGTTCTCAAGTCTACTTTATTACGAAATATGCTTCTGAAAACAGAATCCACACCTATTGATTTAATCATTGTATCCTAA
- a CDS encoding ATP-binding protein: MKIKTKLVAGIAFLFALFVIIGGLGAYFIKLLSDESDQIIEDNYESVEYTKAMTQALDEMKRYHTEFFFSPNQDSLINQVREQMLRQAIVVFEKNLKNEEDNITESGEKELVQSLRSNYTHLLQLTQSATNRSTPSDYYFNEIIPQYKDLQKDIYQISEVNLRAIDRKNNSAQATAQKVLSYISVIGVVAFIVYFTFFLNFPGYIANPIQELSHSIRLLANKNYQQRLHFTSNDEFGEVASAFNSMAEKLDEYENSNLAKILFDKKRLDTVINNMRDAIIGLDENLRILFINQEATKLMVVNSEEVIGKYAPDIALTNDLMRNLIQDLVTDVTSESQTPLKIVVDNKESYFTKDIIDVVFVRTGETNSRKIGYVIVLKNITHFQELNVAKTNFIATISHELKTPISSINLSLKLLEDDRIGSINEEQKHMIDNIKADTQRLLKITRELLDLTQVETGNIQLHFRATKPQEIIDYAYEALKAQIEQKDIQIEIIADYSLPELYIDREKTAWVMINLLSNAVRYSSEQSRIIISAIQKNKSVVFSVQDFGKGIDKAYHEKIFERYFRIPDQNNGSLGTGLGLAISKEFITAQGGKIWVESEQHGKGSNFLFTIPVTLV, from the coding sequence ATGAAAATAAAAACCAAACTGGTAGCAGGGATTGCTTTTTTATTTGCCTTATTCGTTATCATCGGTGGGTTGGGTGCATATTTTATTAAATTATTGTCTGATGAATCTGATCAGATTATTGAGGATAATTATGAATCTGTAGAGTACACCAAAGCCATGACGCAGGCATTAGATGAAATGAAAAGATACCATACCGAGTTTTTTTTCTCTCCTAATCAAGATAGCCTTATCAATCAGGTACGTGAACAGATGCTTAGACAGGCCATTGTTGTATTTGAAAAAAATCTGAAGAATGAGGAGGATAACATAACAGAATCTGGTGAAAAAGAATTAGTACAATCTCTCAGAAGTAACTATACACATCTGCTACAGCTGACTCAGTCTGCTACAAATAGGTCAACGCCCTCTGATTATTATTTTAATGAAATAATCCCTCAATATAAAGATCTCCAGAAGGATATTTATCAGATTTCAGAGGTAAATCTGCGTGCAATAGATCGTAAGAATAATAGTGCACAGGCTACAGCTCAAAAAGTATTGAGTTATATATCAGTGATTGGAGTTGTAGCCTTCATTGTATATTTCACTTTCTTTTTGAATTTCCCAGGATATATCGCAAATCCTATTCAGGAATTATCCCATAGTATCAGACTCCTTGCCAACAAGAATTATCAGCAACGTTTACATTTTACATCTAATGATGAATTTGGCGAAGTTGCTAGTGCATTTAACTCCATGGCGGAAAAGTTGGATGAGTATGAAAACAGCAACCTGGCTAAAATCCTGTTTGATAAGAAACGTTTGGATACTGTAATAAATAATATGCGGGATGCTATCATCGGATTGGATGAGAACTTACGCATATTATTTATTAATCAGGAGGCTACAAAGTTGATGGTAGTAAATTCTGAAGAAGTGATAGGGAAATATGCTCCAGATATAGCACTAACCAATGACCTGATGCGGAATTTAATTCAGGATCTTGTCACTGATGTAACTTCTGAAAGCCAAACTCCACTAAAGATTGTAGTGGACAATAAAGAATCTTATTTTACAAAGGATATTATTGATGTGGTGTTTGTGCGTACAGGTGAAACCAATTCACGCAAAATCGGTTATGTAATTGTTCTTAAAAACATTACTCATTTTCAAGAGCTAAACGTGGCCAAGACTAACTTCATTGCCACAATTTCGCATGAATTGAAAACTCCAATATCCTCTATCAATCTAAGTTTAAAACTGCTGGAAGATGATCGTATCGGAAGTATCAACGAAGAACAGAAACATATGATTGATAATATAAAGGCTGATACACAACGATTATTAAAAATTACCCGTGAGCTACTAGATTTGACACAGGTTGAGACTGGAAATATCCAGTTACATTTCAGGGCTACTAAGCCACAAGAGATTATTGATTATGCATATGAAGCTCTAAAGGCACAGATAGAACAAAAAGATATACAAATAGAGATTATTGCTGACTATTCACTTCCTGAATTATACATTGATCGGGAGAAAACGGCTTGGGTAATGATCAATCTTTTATCTAATGCAGTACGTTACTCATCAGAACAAAGCAGAATCATTATTAGTGCAATACAGAAAAATAAGAGTGTGGTTTTTTCTGTACAGGATTTTGGTAAAGGAATTGATAAAGCCTATCATGAGAAAATATTTGAACGGTATTTTCGGATTCCGGATCAAAACAATGGTTCTTTAGGAACAGGGTTAGGATTGGCTATCTCTAAGGAATTTATAACAGCACAAGGTGGAAAAATATGGGTGGAAAGTGAGCAGCATGGAAAAGGGAGCAATTTTTTGTTTACAATTCCGGTAACATTGGTATAA
- a CDS encoding DUF4240 domain-containing protein: MALMLRVEYNMISKPVMSPTEEEDFFWNAIEKSNRSQSSHWSDYNIEEHLENLIGLLSHHTKEELIIFEKVFQEKMYELYTANIAELSIILENGYTTEEGKIIFDDYISTDGFIYFRCWLILKGKQFFEEITEDINAFINGKYSFDIGDTWAEGLLYVSDEAYSANHENQDNSEIQDAVANLFPDVIHYDSLDGDMDGVPIGGEDLQDTYPQLVKEITDLRNK, translated from the coding sequence ATGGCATTAATGTTACGTGTAGAATATAATATGATAAGCAAACCTGTTATGTCACCAACGGAAGAAGAAGATTTCTTCTGGAATGCAATTGAAAAATCTAATAGATCGCAAAGCTCTCACTGGAGTGATTATAATATTGAAGAACATCTTGAGAATCTGATTGGACTACTTTCGCATCATACCAAAGAAGAATTGATAATTTTTGAGAAGGTATTTCAGGAAAAGATGTATGAGCTTTATACCGCGAATATTGCCGAATTGTCAATAATTTTAGAAAATGGATATACAACTGAAGAGGGTAAAATTATTTTTGATGATTATATATCTACAGATGGTTTCATTTATTTCCGGTGCTGGCTTATATTAAAAGGAAAGCAGTTTTTTGAAGAAATCACAGAGGATATAAACGCTTTTATTAATGGAAAATATAGTTTTGATATAGGCGATACTTGGGCTGAAGGACTGTTATATGTTTCTGATGAAGCCTATTCTGCCAATCATGAGAATCAGGATAATTCAGAAATTCAAGATGCTGTAGCAAATTTGTTTCCAGATGTTATTCATTATGACTCATTAGATGGAGACATGGATGGAGTACCTATAGGAGGAGAAGACCTACAGGATACATACCCTCAACTGGTTAAAGAAATAACAGATTTAAGGAATAAGTAG
- a CDS encoding PA2169 family four-helix-bundle protein yields MSASEKSISILNDVIEILNDRIEGYERAMKDVEFEDVDLKAMFANLIHESRGFRNDLIQEVTTLGGEPERGTTATGQIHKAWMDLKAAFTGKDRESILSSCEFGDKAAIKAYDDALEDNVSASLRETLLRQRDSIQRTHDTISQYLRSSQAAY; encoded by the coding sequence ATGTCAGCTAGTGAAAAATCAATTTCTATTTTAAATGACGTTATAGAAATTTTGAATGATCGGATTGAAGGCTATGAAAGAGCCATGAAAGATGTTGAATTTGAAGATGTAGATTTGAAGGCCATGTTTGCCAATCTTATCCATGAGAGCAGAGGCTTCCGTAATGATTTAATACAGGAAGTAACAACATTAGGTGGTGAGCCAGAAAGAGGCACTACCGCTACAGGACAAATCCACAAAGCATGGATGGATCTGAAAGCAGCTTTCACAGGAAAAGACCGTGAATCTATTCTGAGTTCTTGCGAATTTGGAGATAAGGCAGCTATTAAAGCGTATGATGACGCATTGGAAGACAATGTATCTGCAAGTCTACGTGAAACTCTGCTTCGGCAGCGGGATAGTATCCAAAGAACGCATGACACAATCAGTCAATATCTGCGTTCCAGCCAGGCAGCCTATTAA